The window TAACTTCACCTTCACCATCCACTTCATGTTTCTTGAAGAAGAGATTACTGATGGCAATCCAGAGAAGATACGCACCGCCAAGCACTTTAATCCACGTAATTTGAACTAGGAAAGTACCTACCCCAATAGCTATAAATCTGAAAACGTAGGCACCTAGAAGCCCATAGAATAAGGCTCTTTTCTGCTGTTCCTTAGGTAAATGCTTAACCATAACAGCGAGTACTAATGCGTTATCAGCAGATAGTAAACCCTCTAGAAGAACAAGTGTACCGATAATTCCCCAGTTAACGGGATCGGTAAGTGTTTCTGAGAGCACTTCCCAACTAAAAAAGTTAAGAAAATTGTTAACAAAGCTTTGAAAAAAATCTGACATCCCTTGACCCTCCTGTATATTTCGCTAATTGTTTACTTATTTCCTGCAACCCATCTCATTCCCCATCCAAAGGCTTCATCTAGCGCCTTATGACCGGAGAAATATTGAACAAGCCGCTCAATGCTAAATGTTTCATTATTTTGGTTACGAATTAATGCAATGGCACACATGCCCTGACGATTATCATGCTCGTTCAATTTCACTTCGATATCGGGTCCGCCATCCTGCTTAATGGAGACTACGCCATCAGCTTCAGACCAAGTTGTTGCACCCTCGTAGATAAAAGTGAAAATAAGGATGCGTTCAAATTCAGAGAGCTTATTTCCATTGATTCGAATGTTCTCACCTGTCGTTACGGATCCTGTACGATCATCACCGTCTAAGGCGATATATGGTTCTCTATGAAGTGAACCAAACCGGTTACCAAGCGCTTGAATAACGCCCTTCTCACCATTCTTTAATTCATATAAACAAGCTAGATCCAGATCGATCCCTTTGGTTTTACCGAAAAATCCACTGGGTTTCTTCTTCTGATTCCAGTTTAAATTAATGACAATTTCCCCGAGATTGCCTGTTGTCTTCTTCTCAAGACTAATGCGATCGCCCTTCTTCTTCAATTCAATCTTATTCAGATTAATTGGAGCCGGAGGGATAAGAGGTGGTTTATTTGTTGGAGCTGGAGTTGAGACTGGGGGAGGCGTCGGTGTTGGATTAGGTACTGGGTTAGGTGTAGGTTCATCCTTAACCTCGATTCCGAAATTACCACACAGCGCTTTCAGCCCACCGGAAAAGCCAGATCCAATCGCACTGAATTTCCATTCCGTTCCATATCTATATAGTTCCCCTACAACAATAGCTGTCTCAACGGAGAATTGATTTCCTAATTCATATCGCAACATATCTTGCCCTGTGCTAGGATGAAAAATCCGTAAATAAGCTTGAGTTACTTGGCTGAATTGCTGCTTTAATTTCTCACCCTCATGAATGGTTAGTGTGATAGCAACTTTCTCAACATTGGCTGGAACGTTGGAAAATTGAATAGAAAATTGCTTCTTATCGGTCCCTTGAGAGGGCCGATCGATAAAATTCACACCGCTTTTTGTTGGATTGTTGTAGAATACCAGCTGTTCGTCATTGTCTACCTTCCCATTAGCGCCTAACAAGAATGCTGAGGTATCCAGATCTATGTTCGCAGGAGAGTTCCATCCGAGTCCAATACCAATCTGTGAGAGCCCCGGATTTGTTTTTGTAACATCCGTCTTTTGGCCTTTGACAAGAGATATATGCATAAGGGCTGTCCCTTCCGTACTCAATAATTGAAGGGTGATGCCTTGCTCGCACCACCCCACCTGTTTCTGAATTTACTGGGCATCAAGTCCGTAGTTTTTACAAAGGGCTTGAAGACCACCTTGAAAGCCACTTCCTACTGCTTGGAACTTCCATTCTTGACCTTGGCTGTCTCGGTACAATTCACAAATGACAACGGCAGTTTCTACTGAAAAGTCCTCGCCCAAGTCATAACGTAAAATCTCCCGATTCGTTACCTCATCAACAAGACGAACGAACGCATTCGATACTTGTCCGAAATTTTGGTTGCGATTCGATCCATCATGAATCGTAACAGCTATTCCTACTCGGTGAATATGCGCAGGGATTTTGGAGAAATCAACTCGGATTTGCTCGTCATCCCCATCACCATCACCTGTACGATTATCGCCGGTGTGCTCAACGCAGCCATTGACACCAACCAAGTTGTTGTAAAAAATGAAGTCCTCAAGCCCTTTGGCTTTACCTTCAGCATGAAGCAGAAAGGCTGACGCATCCAAATCGAATGAATGCCCACCACTATATTTGTTCGTATCCCAACCTAATCCGATAATCGCCTTACTCAGGCCAGGGTTCGTCTTGGTTAAGTCAATTCTTTGACCTTTGGACAAGCTGATTGTCATTGCTGCATCTCCTTAGAGTTTTCGCAAGAAAACTAGCATCGTAAGCATTACCTATAGAGTTTTCGCAAGAAAACTAGCATGATAAGTAAAATCTTAGGAAGTTTGCAAGCCGTAATCGCGAGCTAAACCTGCAAGACCGTCTTTGTAGCCACTACCGATTGCGCTGAATTTCCATTCGCCAGCGTTACGGTACAATTCACCGATAACTACGCCTGTTTCAATGGAGAAGTCTTCTCCTAGATCAAAACGAATCAATTCTGCGCCTGAACCTTCGTTAAGAATACGAACGTAAGCATTGGAAACTTGTCCAAAGTTTTGCGCTCTTGCTTCAGCATCATGAATTGTGATGCAGAAAGCAATCTTCTCAGTTTCAGCTGGTACTGCGCTTAGATCAACACTTACTTGCTCATCGTCGCCATCGCCAGCACCTGTACGGTTGTCGCCGTTATGTACGATGGACCCATTCGAATTCTTCGGGTTGTTGTAGAAGATGAAATCTGAATCAGATCCTACTTTACCGGAAGCATTTACAGCGAAAATGGAAGCGTCTAGATCGAAGTCTTTACCGCCATCATATTTGTTCGTGTCCCAACCTAAACCAACAACAACTTTAGTTAGACCTGGGTTTGTTTTCGTTAAATCTACTTTTTGACCTTTGGATAGTGAAATTGCCATTGAATATGACCTCGCTTTATAGGGGATTTGGTGTTGCTATTATTGATAACGTTTAACTAATTGTCCAACCGTTGTATCCGTGCTTCCTTCACCAATCGCGTTGAATTTCCATTCGCCGCTATGACGATAAATTTCACCAACAATCAGGGATGTTTTACCTGAATAATCTTCGGTCAGATTAAACTTGATCAATTCTTGTTTATTCGAATCATTCACCAACCGGATGTAGGCGGATTGAACGAGACCGAAATCTTGCTTTCTATTCACGCAGTCGTAGATATTAACAACGAAAACGATCTTACTAACATCCGCAGGAACTTGTCCTAAATTAACAGATACTTGCTCATCATCGCCATCACCTTCCCCTGTGCGGTTATCACCGGAGTGAACAACTGAACCATCAGGGCTTTGCAAGTTAGCGAAGAAAACAACATTCTTCTCTTTAGTTAATTTCCCATTCTCATCTAATAAGATGACGGAAGCGTCGCAATCAATTTCAACAGCTGTTTTCTTGGATCCGAAGAAACCTTTCTTCTCCACAACCGCAGGATCCCAACCTAGTCCAACTACAACTTTGGAAAGACCCGCATTACCTTTTGTTAAATCAATTTTCTGACCTTTGACCAAACTAATTGTCAACGAGGTCACCTCCCTTCATATCCTGTATTAGTACACTCTTTCATTTGATACGGATAAAGTTCAAACACGTTTCATTTTTTCAATTAAATTATTTGTAAATTGACGATCACAGACTAAATTCGCTAGGATTGAGGTTCAGCGCTGTACAAATATCTTTGACAACCTTCTTCTCTTGATCATCAAAATCTCCGTCTGCAGCACCAATTGCGCAGCATACCGCAATGATGATTCGTCCAACTTCCGGCTTATTGTTAAACTTGGAAATAACTTTAAGCGCCTCTTGCTTGCCTACAATGCCTGAGAACTCAAAGTTGCCAGCAAAGTGGTTAAAGCGAGCGATGACATTACTGACATCAAATACTTTAAGTTCTTCGCTGCGGCTGATGTAACCAATCATCTTTTCTTTTTCTGAATTACCAATGCTGCCATCCGCGGCTGCTACAATCGCACAACCTGCTACAACGGCATCCAGAAAATCTTTGTTCTGAAATTTTTTGACTTGCTCTGACAAGCCCGTTTTCGCGCTTGAAAACCATGATTTAAACGTACTCATTTCAGCACCACCTATATGATTTAGTAACACATTTTGACTATAGGCTACATTTTTCTCCACAATAGTCTATGTTCACAGTTTATACGATTACACATTTGTTTTCAAATATTGGAATTTCGAAGCGGCTATGGGGAATAATTCAACCTAAACGTCATAAAACCGCCCAAAGCGGACGGTTAATTAGACTAAGTAAATGAAATAGAAATGAGTACCAACATAAACTGACTTTTAGATAGCAGCCTCTACTTTCGTGTAGCGATTTGCAGGATTCGGTACCTAGGTTTCCCCGCAATGTGTCAGATTCATACTCTTTTCGGTATATACCGCGCATAAAGAACCCAGATACTGGCCTGTTGAATTAAATAGGGGGTTTGTCAAAACCTAAACAATGAAAAGCACGAAATTCGTGAATGCGGCCTTCCGCCAATTAGTAAATTAAAAGGTTTCGTGGTAACTAAACCTTCCAGTTCAATACGGTTTCCAGCATGGATTTCAGATGTTTCACTCGGTGCAGCTCAGGTTTTGCTTTTACTATATTAAATTCATCCCTTATATGCTGGATGAAATCAATCCGTAAGTGTTCTAGCTGCTCCCCTGTTAAGACGTACGAATAATCTACGACTGATTCGTAGGTATGGTACCATTCGCTATTTTCCAAGAAAGTAAAGGATGAACGTTCGTACCACTCTTTTACATGACTTTTCAATACAGTTGTAATGGTAACATCGTTCCCCGACATTGCGTAGAGTCTATCAGAAGAAATTAGGTTTCTGTACTTGATCATGTTGTCATCCGGGAACGAATTGGGAAGTGCATAAAACTGGATGACAGAGTCCAAAATCTCCATATAGGCTTGTGGTCCAGCCTGTTTCGGATTAAATTGACACTTAACCGCGGCATGGGCGATGCTCTTAAGCAAACTTAGAGCTTCTGCGGCTTCCTTTTTATCAGGCGAACCTTGAAAAAACAACCCTTGCTTTCCCGCACGAATTTCAGCCCGGTCAATCGCATCATGGATCGCATCTTCAAATTGATCTTTGCTGTACGGTGCCCACTGATCGATATGATCGGTAAGTTCCACGCTCATGCCAAACTCCCTACGGATAATGCTCAGCAGGTTAATCCCGCCACTGCCGTTTACTACAGCAAATATATCGTGTAAAAACCTTTCCATGTTTTTTGCCTTTTTCGTGGCCCCCATAATTTCACTAGGAATTGTATAAATGGTCTCAGCCTTTTTTTGTTCGAGATCGGTAATAAGCTGCTTCAATTCTGAGAGTAATGGATGCTCCATTCTTCAATCCTCCACGTCTTTTTACTACTAGATAGTTCCCCCTCCAACTCGTTTTTATCAAGTTCAGACCATTTATGAAAAACAAAAAAGGCTTGCTCCGACATGTAGGAGAAAACCTAATTTCCTTTCCAGGGCATGATCTGGATGGTTCATTAGAATGCACTCGGTACAATAACCATAGACATCAAGCTTGTAGCTAATGGGCTTGAAACTGTTGGTTAGTGTGGGGAGCCCGAAACGCTCCGTCACTAAATCAAGAAATCGTGCCGTAACTCAGTCCTATAAATTATTTTTCCATCTTCTGATAGATATCGATGGCAGATAATGGCTTTGCGGAATTTAGAATAAGATCTATCATGGCTTTGCGCTGTTCAGTTAATCGCATGCCCTTGCTAGCTAATTTCTTAAACTGTTCCTGCAAGTCATGATGGTCATCTATTGGATGCTGTCCCTTCATTCGAAGTGCTCTCCTTCTACTTCAGCTATGATACAGCTCCAGCTGGTGCTGCATCTCTAGGTAAGGTTCTTGGATTGTAAGCTGCATAACCGTGAGCGATTTTCTCGTAACTCATTTCACTATCTTCAATGATCATTTTGCGCTTGGCCTTCAAAATAATTTGTTCAATGTCAGCAAAGCTGCAGCCTTGCAGCAGTTCCTTCGACTGCTCGATGAGCTTCCTATTTTCCTGCGAATCCCCAAGTAATTTAGTCAAAAACACATCAAGCTCCGCTTTGCCAGGCAATTCATACGTCATTCGCGTATCAAACCGACGCCACACGGCCGTATCCAATTCTTCTTCCAAATTCGTCGCGGCAATAAATGTGCTATTACTATGGAATTCATCTAGACATTGCAGCAAAGTATTGACCACTCGCGCCATCTCTTTCACTTCATCAATAGAATCTCTAGCCCTTGCAATAGCATCGAATTCATCGAGAAACAGCACACATGGTGCAAGCTTGGCGAATTCGAATATTTTTCGAATATTCGATCCCGTTTCACCGAGATGACTATGAATAATCGCATCCAATCGAACGACAATGAGTGGAAGCTCCAAACGAGACGCCAGATAATAGGCCGTTAATGTTTTCCCCGTTCCCGGCGGGCCAAACATAACGATTTTATTCGGAACAGACACTTCGGCTTCTTCGAACTTTTGTTTCATATTCTGAATGGTTATAAATTCTTCCACGATTTGCTGATTATTTTCTTGCAGGACGATATGTTTGATTTTCTTCAGACACTCATCAGGTGTATAAACAGTTGCCGTTTCAATCCCTTTGGATTTGGGCAGCCTGATATTCTTTTTAGTGGTCATATCTTTAATTGCTCCTCATTTTGTACGTATTCGCTGCCTAAACCTCATTCTCAAAGGATTCAGCGCATTGCTGGATCATCTGACAAAAGGAACGGTTGTGGCCTATGTAAAAGGATGAAAGATCGTATCGGTTCCTCGCGGGTTCAAAGGAAATCAACAAGCGATGTCTCATGCGCTTCATGGTCAATTGGACAAATTTCTCAGCTCGCTCAGAGGCTATGATCGTGAGATAAGCATACAGGGAATGGTCTTCTGGTTCGTCAAGCGGGCTTACACCTGCACAAGAGAATTCAGTCGCTATTTGCTTCTGCTGAAGTAATATCAAGGCTGGAAACAATTCCGTATCCACGTGGATATGTCCGAGAAGTGTAGTCTTCTTAGCATGCTTGCGCTGTTTCTCACGTGCCGCCCATTGCAATAATTCTTGCTCGCGGCGACGCCACTGAGCATTCGTGTGATGACTTAGAATGACTTCTTTTTCCTCATTGGTATTCAAACTCATCAAGCCCATCAGCCTCCTCTTGGATAATCCCCTTCACAAAGCAGAAAACCCGGACAAGTAAGCCCGGACTTTCTTGGTTTATTAACGTGTTTCGCGATGAAGAGTGTGACGCTTCAGACGTGGACAATACTTTTTCAGCTCCAAACGAGAGGTTTGTGTTCTTTTATTCTTCGTCGTTGTATAGTTTCTGTCACCTGTTTCCGTACACGCCAATGTAATAATGACTCTCATGCTGTTCACCTCCTATCATACATCATTGCTGAATTTATTGTGGCAAAGGGCAGGATTCTTCCAACTCCATCATGGAATTCGGCAGCTCATCCTCGAAACGATTCCAATCGCTAAGCATTTCAGCATCTGTTAACAAGCAGGCATCCAAAGAAGCGACGATATTAACTCGGTCTATCTCCATGCCGATAAATACAACCTTGTTAATGCGATCTCCATAGGTATCATCCCAATGCTTGATTTGATCCGCGTCTTCTTCAAGAACAGCTTCTCTTTCACCATCTGGCAGCGCCGACACCCAATACCCAGCTGGACCGAAGCGAATAGAAGGACCCGCTTGACTTAAGTTCTGAGCGTGATCGTTGCGCGTTGCAAGCCACATGATCCCTTTAGCTCGGATGATCTCCGCTGGCCAATCTTCCATCCAACTCATTAGCCGCGAAGGTTCGAACGGACGAATTCTTTCATAGACGAAAGAGGAAATGCCATATTCTTCGGTTTCTGGTGTATGTGTTTCCTTCTCCATCTCCCGCATCCAACCTGCGGACGTACTTGCTTCATCAAAATTAAATAAATGGGTGTTCAAAATATCTGTTGGAGCAACCTTCCCGTGAACTGAGCGAATGAATTTGGCTCTAGGTTGTAATGCGCGTAGTACTTCCTCTAGCTCAATCAGCTCATCTTCTTCCAGCATGTCACATTTGTTCAAGATCAGGACATCACAAAACTCAATTTGATCAATCAGAAGATCTACAACTTCGCGTGTATCGTCTTCACCCACAGCTTGACTGCGTTCAAGGAGCGTTTCTCCAGAGGAATAATCCGTCCAGAAACGGTAGGCGTCTACGACAGTTACCATCGTGTCGAGACGGCAAAATTGCGTAAGATCAATCCCCTGCTCTTCATCCATATAAGTGAATGTTTGCGCAACCGGTAAAGGTTCACCTACACCCGTAGATTCAATAAGGATATAGTTAAATTTATTCACTTTAGCAAGCCGCTCTACTTCCTTCAAAAGGTCGTCACGTAGTGTACAGCAGATGCAGCCATTCGACATTTCTACCAGGCTCTCATTCGTGCGGGAAAGTCCGTTGCCTTCTCTAATCAGATCAGCATCGATGTTGACCTCACTTAAATCGTTCACAATAACCGCAACTTTTAAGCCATCGCGATTATGCAGCACGTGGTTTAATAGCGTTGTTTTGCCTGCTCCCAAATAACCGCTTAAAACGGTCACAGGTATTTTATGATCCACCAATGTCATAACCTCTTTTATTCGTAATATTTACGTATTTAAATCAAATAAAACAATTTCAACTTCAACTTCTATTTATTCATTTAACGCTTTTTTCAATGCTTCTAGGTTATTCGTCATAACACCGATGTAATCAAGGTTTTTCTTTTTTTCATCATCCGTTAATCCCTCTAATGGATTCAGCACATCCGTTTTCGCACCGACTTCTTTTGCAATTGTATTCGCCACCTTTGGATCTACAAGCGTTTCAAAGAAAATCGTTTGTACGTTATTATCTTTCGCAAATTTAATAATTTCTGCCATTTTATCTGGAGCTGGCTCTTCCTCAGGGGAAAGTCCGGCAATAGGAACCTGTGTCAGCCCATATTCTTTGGCCAAATAACCAAAAGCAGCATGCTGCGTAACGAATTCTTTACGCTTTACATTTTTAAGGCCCGTTTTGAATGACTCATCCAAGGCTTTAAGCTTTCCGATATAGGCATCCGCATTTTTACGATAATCTTCTTTGTGAGCAGGATCAGCTTGCGTTAATCCAATTACAATGGCCTCAATCTCTTTTTGAGCAAGAACCGGTGTTAACCAAACATGAGGATCTAGGATTTCGTCCCCATGCGCTTCTTCTTTATGATCTTTATCTTCTTCCTTGTGATCTTCTGCATGCTCGTCTTCTGGCAAGCCTTCCATCAATTCAATTCCTTTAATAGCTTCAACAACAACACGATTCTTATTTTCAGTGCTCTTAAGTGCCTGCTCCGCCCATCCTTCTACGATACCGTTGTAAACGAACAGATTGGCGTTCTTCAATTGTGTCATATCTTTCGCACTAGGCTCCCAATCATGGGGTTCAGACCCCGACGGGACTAGAGAGATAACATTGGCATGATCACCTGCAACCTGTTTCGTGAATTCATACATGGGATAGAAGCTTGTAACGACATTTAATTTGCCATCGCTTGAAGCGGTGTTGGATGCACAGCCCGATAAGAGAGCAGCTGATAGTACGGTAAAAGCAAGTGATTTTGTTACCCATATTTTTTTCATTGGTTATTCCTCCTGATATTTGTTAAATGATGAAATTGTCGTTTCTTTGGACATACGGATGGTGTCAACTGAATTTCTTGATTTGATTTTGCTAAATGTCAGAACGACCTTTTTCAAACCCATGCCAGCAATAAGAATAACTAAGAGAAGCAGTGCTATCGTTCCTCCCGGAGGTGTACTAAGCTGATAAGAAGCGGTAAGTCCGGAAATGACACCAAGTAAACCAATGCTCATAGCTATAAAAAGTGCGGATGTAAAACTAGGTGCAATCCGAATGGCAAGTGCCGCGGGCAGTACAATTAGTGCCGAAACGAGAAGAACGCCCACGATAGGCATAGCCGCGGAAACTATCATTCCTGTTATAACGCTAAATCCAAGTGAGATCCATTTCACAGGGAGCCCATTCGTCTTAGCCGTATCTTCGTCGAATGTTATCTGATAAAGCGGACGACGGAATATATAGAAAAAGATACCCCCCATCACCGCTACCGCAAACATTAGCAGAAGCTCGGTTTCATTCACAGCAACTATAGAGCCGAATAAATAAGCGGAGAAGCCTTTATTAAGACTTTGATTAAGACTCATAATGATCACTGCTGTAGATAATCCACCCACCATGATGATGGCAACCGAAATTTCACTATAGGTTTTATATGACCTCCTTACATATTCAACAACTATGGCTCCCAGCGTAGCTACGACGAATCCAGTCAAGGTTGGATTAATGTTTAAATACGCACCTCCTGCAACCCCTGCCAAAGAAACATGGGAGAGCATGTCAGCCATCAGAGCTTGTCTGCGAAGCATGAGATAGACACCCAGAATCGAAGCTAGGATCGCAATTAACCCACCGGCACAAAATGCCCGTTGCATGAAGTCGTAGTGCAGCATTTCCATCCGCCATCCTCCTTCCTCTCCAGCTCAATAATACGATCCAGATAGGGAGCGACCTCGGATAAGCCATGGGTCACTATAACAACGGTTCGCCCGAGAGCTTTCACTTGATGGTGCATCATCTCATAGAAGCCAAAGCGGCTATCCTGATCCATCCCTGTCGTCGGTTCATCGAGAACAAGCATATCGGGCTCCTGTGCAAGCGCTCTGGCGATGCAAATACGCTGCTTTTGGCCGCCAGAGAGTTCACCGATCTTGCGCTTGCGCAAATCCCACATCCCAACCTGACGAAGTGCTTTCTCCGTCTGCACCTCATCTTCTTTGTCGAGTTTACGAAACCATGAGCGGCTTGCATACCTGCCTGATTGGACAAACTCCAATATCGTGCTAGGGAATCCACTGTTGAAGGCGGAGATTTGCTGAGACACGTAGCCCACTTTCAGCTTCTTTCCTTCTTTATTAATAGAAGACAAGAAAATGGTCCCTTTCCAAGGATCAAGCAAGCCAAGAAGCAATTTCAGCAAGGTCGACTTGGCTGCACCATTGGGGCCCGTTATTGCTACAAATTCACCCGATTGGATCTCTACACTTGCGTCTTGAATACATGGGACGTCATTGTAACCGAATTCTACCTCATCCATGGAGGCTACCAGCATAAGAACAAATCCTTTCCGACTTTATATGTAATAATTACGATTTCACATGATGACTATCCTTCATTTATATGTCGAAGCCCAAGCTATAAGTCATTTATTAGGTCACGGCTGATAAATCGTAATAATTACTTATTACACTGAAGAATATATCTTTTTCCAGAGGTTGTGTCAACAAGAAATCTTTGCTGGTGATATGCGCTGCT is drawn from Paenibacillus sp. V4I7 and contains these coding sequences:
- a CDS encoding metal ABC transporter substrate-binding protein, producing MKKIWVTKSLAFTVLSAALLSGCASNTASSDGKLNVVTSFYPMYEFTKQVAGDHANVISLVPSGSEPHDWEPSAKDMTQLKNANLFVYNGIVEGWAEQALKSTENKNRVVVEAIKGIELMEGLPEDEHAEDHKEEDKDHKEEAHGDEILDPHVWLTPVLAQKEIEAIVIGLTQADPAHKEDYRKNADAYIGKLKALDESFKTGLKNVKRKEFVTQHAAFGYLAKEYGLTQVPIAGLSPEEEPAPDKMAEIIKFAKDNNVQTIFFETLVDPKVANTIAKEVGAKTDVLNPLEGLTDDEKKKNLDYIGVMTNNLEALKKALNE
- a CDS encoding tellurite resistance TerB family protein yields the protein MSTFKSWFSSAKTGLSEQVKKFQNKDFLDAVVAGCAIVAAADGSIGNSEKEKMIGYISRSEELKVFDVSNVIARFNHFAGNFEFSGIVGKQEALKVISKFNNKPEVGRIIIAVCCAIGAADGDFDDQEKKVVKDICTALNLNPSEFSL
- the rpmG gene encoding 50S ribosomal protein L33 gives rise to the protein MRVIITLACTETGDRNYTTTKNKRTQTSRLELKKYCPRLKRHTLHRETR
- a CDS encoding TerD family protein, which gives rise to MAISLSKGQKVDLTKTNPGLTKVVVGLGWDTNKYDGGKDFDLDASIFAVNASGKVGSDSDFIFYNNPKNSNGSIVHNGDNRTGAGDGDDEQVSVDLSAVPAETEKIAFCITIHDAEARAQNFGQVSNAYVRILNEGSGAELIRFDLGEDFSIETGVVIGELYRNAGEWKFSAIGSGYKDGLAGLARDYGLQTS
- a CDS encoding AAA family ATPase, encoding MTTKKNIRLPKSKGIETATVYTPDECLKKIKHIVLQENNQQIVEEFITIQNMKQKFEEAEVSVPNKIVMFGPPGTGKTLTAYYLASRLELPLIVVRLDAIIHSHLGETGSNIRKIFEFAKLAPCVLFLDEFDAIARARDSIDEVKEMARVVNTLLQCLDEFHSNSTFIAATNLEEELDTAVWRRFDTRMTYELPGKAELDVFLTKLLGDSQENRKLIEQSKELLQGCSFADIEQIILKAKRKMIIEDSEMSYEKIAHGYAAYNPRTLPRDAAPAGAVS
- a CDS encoding metal ABC transporter permease, which encodes MEMLHYDFMQRAFCAGGLIAILASILGVYLMLRRQALMADMLSHVSLAGVAGGAYLNINPTLTGFVVATLGAIVVEYVRRSYKTYSEISVAIIMVGGLSTAVIIMSLNQSLNKGFSAYLFGSIVAVNETELLLMFAVAVMGGIFFYIFRRPLYQITFDEDTAKTNGLPVKWISLGFSVITGMIVSAAMPIVGVLLVSALIVLPAALAIRIAPSFTSALFIAMSIGLLGVISGLTASYQLSTPPGGTIALLLLVILIAGMGLKKVVLTFSKIKSRNSVDTIRMSKETTISSFNKYQEE
- a CDS encoding TerD family protein — its product is MTISLSKGQRIDLTKTNPGLSKAIIGLGWDTNKYSGGHSFDLDASAFLLHAEGKAKGLEDFIFYNNLVGVNGCVEHTGDNRTGDGDGDDEQIRVDFSKIPAHIHRVGIAVTIHDGSNRNQNFGQVSNAFVRLVDEVTNREILRYDLGEDFSVETAVVICELYRDSQGQEWKFQAVGSGFQGGLQALCKNYGLDAQ
- a CDS encoding TerC family protein, encoding MSDFFQSFVNNFLNFFSWEVLSETLTDPVNWGIIGTLVLLEGLLSADNALVLAVMVKHLPKEQQKRALFYGLLGAYVFRFIAIGVGTFLVQITWIKVLGGAYLLWIAISNLFFKKHEVDGEGEVKNKGLSFWRTVLAVEVMDIAFSVDSVLAAFGVSEKVWVLFLGGILGVLMMRGVAQVFLKLIDKIPELEKTAFILIIVIGIKMIAGAFGYHISHILFFSVIIALFGGTIVLSLLRKKDKQESAS
- a CDS encoding metal ABC transporter ATP-binding protein, with amino-acid sequence MLVASMDEVEFGYNDVPCIQDASVEIQSGEFVAITGPNGAAKSTLLKLLLGLLDPWKGTIFLSSINKEGKKLKVGYVSQQISAFNSGFPSTILEFVQSGRYASRSWFRKLDKEDEVQTEKALRQVGMWDLRKRKIGELSGGQKQRICIARALAQEPDMLVLDEPTTGMDQDSRFGFYEMMHHQVKALGRTVVIVTHGLSEVAPYLDRIIELERKEDGGWKCCTTTSCNGHFVPVG
- a CDS encoding TerD family protein, whose protein sequence is MHISLVKGQKTDVTKTNPGLSQIGIGLGWNSPANIDLDTSAFLLGANGKVDNDEQLVFYNNPTKSGVNFIDRPSQGTDKKQFSIQFSNVPANVEKVAITLTIHEGEKLKQQFSQVTQAYLRIFHPSTGQDMLRYELGNQFSVETAIVVGELYRYGTEWKFSAIGSGFSGGLKALCGNFGIEVKDEPTPNPVPNPTPTPPPVSTPAPTNKPPLIPPAPINLNKIELKKKGDRISLEKKTTGNLGEIVINLNWNQKKKPSGFFGKTKGIDLDLACLYELKNGEKGVIQALGNRFGSLHREPYIALDGDDRTGSVTTGENIRINGNKLSEFERILIFTFIYEGATTWSEADGVVSIKQDGGPDIEVKLNEHDNRQGMCAIALIRNQNNETFSIERLVQYFSGHKALDEAFGWGMRWVAGNK
- a CDS encoding GTP-binding protein translates to MTLVDHKIPVTVLSGYLGAGKTTLLNHVLHNRDGLKVAVIVNDLSEVNIDADLIREGNGLSRTNESLVEMSNGCICCTLRDDLLKEVERLAKVNKFNYILIESTGVGEPLPVAQTFTYMDEEQGIDLTQFCRLDTMVTVVDAYRFWTDYSSGETLLERSQAVGEDDTREVVDLLIDQIEFCDVLILNKCDMLEEDELIELEEVLRALQPRAKFIRSVHGKVAPTDILNTHLFNFDEASTSAGWMREMEKETHTPETEEYGISSFVYERIRPFEPSRLMSWMEDWPAEIIRAKGIMWLATRNDHAQNLSQAGPSIRFGPAGYWVSALPDGEREAVLEEDADQIKHWDDTYGDRINKVVFIGMEIDRVNIVASLDACLLTDAEMLSDWNRFEDELPNSMMELEESCPLPQ
- a CDS encoding TerD family protein, whose product is MTISLVKGQKIDLTKGNAGLSKVVVGLGWDPAVVEKKGFFGSKKTAVEIDCDASVILLDENGKLTKEKNVVFFANLQSPDGSVVHSGDNRTGEGDGDDEQVSVNLGQVPADVSKIVFVVNIYDCVNRKQDFGLVQSAYIRLVNDSNKQELIKFNLTEDYSGKTSLIVGEIYRHSGEWKFNAIGEGSTDTTVGQLVKRYQ